A DNA window from Impatiens glandulifera chromosome 7, dImpGla2.1, whole genome shotgun sequence contains the following coding sequences:
- the LOC124945749 gene encoding H/ACA ribonucleoprotein complex non-core subunit NAF1: MVDFSNNLTDEDDDLLNHSPESDNIDSHPLPLDLFFSEELDELTVSFVDSFFDFETMDNLIEGIPISVTPDINADAVQETKAEDGFVALGNSRSGSGSGSGSSIVDDIEMVSLQAASTDLIVENDNVSKPGEPIVDNQNADGFVALGNSGSGSSIVDDMEKISLQVVSTDLVVENANVIKPDEQIVDNHNRDDAVKIGEISLSTKEDKKEEVSESSSDSESSDSSSSSSSSSSSSEDDDDDSSSEEDDDTDEDVEKKRVKDPNMEEGEISDSDIENMIACSDEDDENGFVAKEPIRSANELVILPHVPEITARLESNHITEPVGIIQSIIGNQVIVEGVEKHNPLNEGSIMWLTESRSPLGLVDEIFGPVKNPFYIIRFNSENEIPKGIKEGTAVSFVSEFAGHVLNDPSVHKKGYDASGLNDEETDETEFSDDEKESKHKRLLKGKNKGSSNDIHAFGNSKFNKRNKNRGTTTSTWKNNNKEVQNVQSQQSVPTGGGSNQNMSHPPMMFNLGQPPSGQVVPPTNGVWMNGNPSQQQNQQPQFHSGNQQPQFHPGNQQPQFHHGNQQPQFQPGMSNPNGFPSNGMPWPASVNPPTPFPMGMPMQFGGQSGWPVNMGQSFPFGMGMHQNTTPTVNQQPGMMGQGFGMMNGQGQGQPNMNVGFQGFNGNCQGFNMGGGGGNNSSGGGGNSGGDGGWRGGGRGGGRGGGRGGGGRFRGGRGRQQRH; this comes from the exons ATGGTGGATTTTTCCAACAATCTCACCGATGAAGATGATGACCTGCTGAATCACTCTCCAGAATCAGACAACATCGATAGCCATCCTCTTCCTCTCGACCTCTTTTTTTCTGAAGAACTTGACGAATTAACTGTATCTTTTGTTGATTCATTTTTTGACTTTGAGACTATGGATAATTTGATCGAAGGGATTCCGATTTCAGTAACGCCTGATATTAACGCGGATGCTGTACAAGAAACGAAAGCCGAAGATGGATTCGTAGCATTGGGAAATTCACGCTCAGGCTCAGGCTCAGGTTCAGGTTCGTCTATTGTGGATGATATTGAGATGGTAAGTCTGCAAGCGGCATCAACTGACTTGATTGTTGAGAATGATAACGTTAGTAAGCCGGGTGAACCGATTGTTGACAATCAAAACGCAGATGGGTTCGTAGCATTGGGAAATTCAGGCTCAGGTTCGTCTATTGTTGATGATATGGAGAAGATAAGTCTGCAAGTGGTGTCAACTGACCTGGTTGTTGAGAATGCTAACGTTATTAAGCCGGATGAACAGATTGTTGACAATCATAACAGAGATGATGCAGTCAAGATTGGTGAAATTTCGCTTTCTACGAAGGAAGATAAGAAGGAAGAAGTTAGCGAGAGTAGCTCGGATTCAGAGAGCTCtgattcatcatcatcttcttcttcatcgtcttCAAGCAGTGAAGATGACGATGATGATTCCAGTAGTGAAGAAGACGATGATACAGATGAAGATGTAGAGAAGAAGAGAGTAAAAGATCCCAACATGGAAGAAGGCGAGATAAGCGATTCAGATATTGAGAATATGATTGCTTGCAgcgatgaagatgatgaaaatgGCTTTGTCGCCAAAGAGCCTATTAGATCCGCCAACGAGCTTGTG ATTCTCCCTCATGTTCCTGAAATAACCGCACGTTTGGAATCAAACCACATAACTGAGCCCGTTGGAATAATCCAATCT ATTATCGGGAACCAAGTAATTGTGGAGGGAGTTGAAAAACACAATCCTCTAAACGAGGGTTCTATCATGTGGCTAACTGAAAGCAGATCCCCATTGGGACTCGTTGACGAAATCTTTGGACCTGTCAAGAATCCTTTCTACATAATCCGATTCAATTCAGAGAATGAAATTCCGAAAGGAATCAAAGAAGGTACAGCAGTGTCGTTCGTTTCCGAGTTTGCCGGTCACGTTCTAAACGACCCAAGTGTCCACAAGAAAGGGTACGACGCTTCCGGTTTGAACGACGAAGAAACCGACGAGACAGAGTTTTCCGACGACGAGAAGGAATCTAAGCACAAGAGATTGCTAAAAGGGAAGAATAAGGGTAGTAGTAACGATATTCATGCGTTTGGAAATTCGAAATTCAACAAAAGGAACAAAAACCGAGGAACAACAACAAGTACATGGAAGAACAACAATAAAGAAGTTCAAAATGTGCAAAGCCAACAAAGTGTTCCAACCGGAGGTGGTTCGAATCAGAACATGAGTCATCCTCCTATGATGTTTAATTTAGGTCAACCTCCCTCCGGGCAAGTAGTTCCACCTACAAATGGAGTTTGGATGAATGGAAATCCTAGCCAACAGCAAAACCAACAACCTCAATTTCATTCCGGGAACCAACAACCTCAATTTCATCCTGGGAACCAACAACCTCAATTTCATCATGGGAACCAACAACCTCAATTTCAGCCCGGGATGAGTAATCCAAATGGGTTTCCTTCAAACGGAATGCCATGGCCAGCTTCTGTTAATCCCCCCACTCCTTTCCCGATGGGCATGCCAATGCAGTTCGGCGGTCAATCGGGTTGGCCTGTAAACATGGGTCAGTCGTTCCCTTTTGGGATGGGTATGCATCAAAATACGACACCTACTGTTAACCAACAACCGGGCATGATGGGGCAGGGATTCGGGATGATGAATGGGCAGGGACAAGGACAGCCGAATATGAATGTCGGTTTTCAAGGGTTCAATGGAAATTGTCAAGGATTCAACatgggtggtggtggtggtaaCAACAGTAGTGGCGGTGGTGGTAATAGTGGTGGTGATGGTGGTTGGAGAGGAGGCGGTAGAGGTGGCGGTAGAGGTGGCGGTAGAGGTGGTGGAGGGCGGTTCAGAGGCGGCAGAGGGCGGCAGCAGCGTCATTGA
- the LOC124944929 gene encoding beta-glucuronosyltransferase GlcAT14B-like, whose amino-acid sequence MGMRKAVNGHSARIFSDRKWILPFFASILISITLFTAVLHGLYSSSYYIGDDQLHYDLINPDSGFHESSSSGYFVESDIWKSFNSSSSDSKDVAPRFAYLISGTKGDSQRMMRTLQAVYHPRNQYVLHMDLEAPARERLNLTMLVKNDPTFREVENVRVMAQSNLVTYKGPTMVACTLQAIAILLKESSDWDWFINLSASDYPLVTQDDLLYVFSNLSRNLNFIEHEYIRGWKLTQRAKPIMVDPGLYLSKKSNLALTTQRRSLPTSFKLFTGSAWVMLTRSFVEYCILGWDNLPRTILMYYANFISSPEGYFHTVICNNDEFKKTAISHDLHYIAWDNPPKQHPLSLTMKEFDKMVNSSAPFARKFPKNDPVLDKIDKELLGRKDRFSNGAWCIGNGEGGLDPCSERGDDSVFRPGLGAERLQKLMNQLLSDDFNKLQCQTPT is encoded by the exons ATGGGCATGAGGAAAGCTGTTAATGGTCATTCCGCAAGGATATTCAGTGATAGGAAATGGATTCTTCCATTTTTCGCCAGTATTCTCATTTCAATTACTCTGTTTACTGCTGTTCTTCATGGGTTGTATTCGTCTTCTTATTATATTGGGGATGATCAACTTCACTATGATCTCATTAATCCAGATTCAGGATTCCATGAATCTAGCTCTAGTGGGTACTTTGTGGAATCAGATATTTGGAAATCTTTTaactcttcttcttctgattCGAAAGATGTTGCTCCTAGATTTGCTTATCTGATATCAGGGACAAAAGGTGATAGTCAGAGAATGATGAGAACTTTGCAGGCTGTTTATCATCCGAGAAATCAATATGTTCTGCACATGGATCTTGAAGCTCCAGCTCGTGAAAGATTGAATCTGACTATGTTGGTGAAGAATGATCCTACTTTTCGTGAGGTTGAGAATGTTAGAGTTATGGCACAGTCTAATTTGGTGACTTATAAAGGTCCAACAATGGTGGCTTGTACTTTGCAAGCAATTGCAATTTTGTTGAAGGAGAGTTCGGATTGGGATTGGTTCATAAACCTTAGTGCTTCAGATTATCCTCTTGTTACTCAAGATG ATCTTCTTTATGTTTTCTCCAACTTATCCAGAAACCTGAATTTCATAGAACATGAATATATCCGCGGATGGAAATT GACACAACGAGCTAAACCGATCATGGTTGACCCGGGTCTATATTTATCGAAAAAATCTAACCTTGCACTAACTACTCAACGTCGTTCTCTACCCACTTCCTTCAAGTTATTTACGG GTTCGGCTTGGGTGATGCTAACTCGATCGTTTGTCGAATACTGTATTTTGGGATGGGACAATCTTCCGAGAACAATCCTAATGTATTACGCAAACTTCATTTCCTCTCCCGAGGGTTATTTTCACACGGTTATCTGCAATAATGACGAATTCAAGAAAACCGCGATCAGCCATGATCTACACTACATTGCTTGGGACAATCCTCCAAAACAACATCCACTTTCTTTAACCATGAAAGAGTTTGATAAAATGGTGAACAGCAGTGCCCCATTTGCTCGTAAGTTTCCTAAGAATGATCCTGTTCTCGATAAGATTGATAAAGAGCTTTTAGGTCGTAAGGATAGGTTTTCAAATGGAGCTTGGTGTATCGGAAATGGAGAAGGTGGATTGGATCCTTGTTCCGAAAGAGGCGATGATTCTGTGTTTAGGCCTGGATTGGGCGCGGAAAGATTACAAAAGTTGATGAATCAGTTGTTATCTGatgattttaataaattgcagtGCCAGACTCCAACGTAA